The following are encoded in a window of Bradyrhizobium sp. WBOS07 genomic DNA:
- a CDS encoding AlpA family transcriptional regulator — translation MTYTPRPGDDAEYVTSATIKRRFGGASDMWIHRRMRDDQFPKPIYLGTPTRYWRMSDIVAWEAAMIARGCTPNKRRKVRS, via the coding sequence ATGACCTACACTCCCCGCCCCGGCGATGACGCCGAATATGTAACGTCCGCCACGATCAAGCGCCGATTCGGTGGCGCTTCAGATATGTGGATTCACCGTCGCATGCGCGACGACCAATTCCCGAAACCAATCTATCTCGGCACACCCACGCGCTATTGGCGCATGTCCGACATTGTCGCTTGGGAAGCGGCGATGATTGCCCGCGGCTGCACCCCGAATAAGCGCCGCAAGGTGCGGTCATGA
- a CDS encoding site-specific integrase, with product MSEGAVIEKKPRGPARALPTLTAKTAASAKGDPAGRYELRDAGKDHVRGLGLVVQPSGSKTWVLRYEAAGVPRKLTLEPYSDEFGLSAARKLASRFRVKIAEGADPAAEKAEARRKAAAGIDHGAMFSTAWTDWTNAPKPKSRSKRGWRPSTALRAKQDYERRLEPVWGKRRLDEVTKADVSALLDGIAKNHPQAAARLHRVLASFFNWCVAKGRIQKSPCEGLESAKRIKRKRKLTDAELRWLWLACAKEPFPMGYFVRLLILTLARRNEVAGIRKRELHMGNRRTWIIPAERTKNHHEHEIFLTDAMLDVIKAIPTIKNDTGYLFCTDGENAFSGFSKAKRRLDAAMLEIARVEDSEVESIPNWTLHDLRRTGSTRMQRLGFDNEVAEACLNHVDDDAYLQHDFYEQKVRAFEAWSAEVLRIVGLSPSP from the coding sequence ATGAGCGAAGGCGCAGTCATCGAGAAGAAGCCCCGCGGCCCGGCCCGAGCGTTGCCAACCCTCACGGCCAAGACGGCCGCGAGCGCCAAGGGTGACCCCGCAGGGCGCTATGAGCTTCGGGACGCCGGCAAGGACCACGTACGGGGCCTAGGGCTGGTCGTGCAGCCCTCCGGCAGCAAGACATGGGTTCTCCGCTACGAAGCGGCAGGCGTGCCCCGCAAGCTCACGCTGGAGCCCTACAGCGACGAATTCGGGCTGTCCGCCGCCCGGAAGCTGGCCAGCCGGTTCCGCGTCAAGATCGCCGAAGGAGCCGACCCGGCCGCCGAGAAGGCGGAGGCCCGGCGCAAGGCCGCCGCCGGTATCGACCATGGGGCGATGTTCTCGACGGCATGGACCGATTGGACGAACGCCCCGAAGCCCAAGAGCCGCAGCAAAAGGGGGTGGCGGCCATCCACGGCCTTGCGAGCCAAACAGGACTATGAGCGCCGCCTTGAGCCGGTATGGGGCAAGCGGCGGCTCGACGAAGTAACCAAGGCGGACGTGTCCGCGTTGCTCGACGGCATCGCGAAAAATCACCCCCAGGCCGCAGCGCGGCTGCATCGGGTGCTCGCCTCGTTCTTCAATTGGTGCGTAGCGAAGGGGCGCATTCAAAAATCGCCCTGCGAAGGCTTGGAGTCGGCAAAGCGCATCAAACGCAAGCGCAAGCTGACAGACGCCGAATTGCGTTGGCTATGGCTTGCTTGCGCCAAAGAGCCGTTCCCGATGGGCTATTTTGTGCGCTTGCTGATTCTAACGCTCGCACGCCGCAACGAAGTCGCTGGCATCCGCAAACGCGAACTGCATATGGGGAATCGCCGCACGTGGATCATTCCCGCCGAGCGAACGAAGAATCACCACGAACACGAAATCTTCCTGACCGACGCAATGCTTGACGTCATCAAGGCGATTCCGACCATAAAGAACGATACCGGGTATCTGTTCTGCACCGATGGGGAAAACGCCTTCTCGGGATTCTCGAAGGCCAAAAGGCGACTCGATGCCGCCATGCTGGAAATTGCCCGAGTGGAAGACTCGGAGGTCGAATCGATTCCGAATTGGACTCTGCATGATCTAAGGCGAACCGGCTCGACACGGATGCAACGCCTTGGCTTTGACAACGAGGTCGCTGAAGCTTGCCTCAACCATGTGGACGATGACGCCTATCTGCAACACGACTTCTACGAACAGAAGGTTCGTGCATTCGAAGCATGGTCGGCCGAAGTTCTCCGAATTGTCGGACTCTCGCCGAGTCCGTGA
- a CDS encoding type I restriction enzyme HsdR N-terminal domain-containing protein: MAKVSTKVATRITTQLKRYQSVLAGLLKRDVSEADTVTVINDMLSDICGYDKYLHVTSQYAIRGTYVDLAVKVDDEIRFIIEVKAIGIDLKDAHVKQAIDYAANEGIEWVVLTNGAHWRIYKVHFGQPIEKILVCELDAIVASAKSPEALECFGNLSREGFSKGTMAEFLLHKQVTNKFTVAAVLQTDFILEVLRREIRRMSSGVKVEVDYLKALLREEVIKRDLVDSEEAKAALQNIRRLQRAATRKKAAPKAADEEAPIVAPVEDASSSPPRAVAIPD; the protein is encoded by the coding sequence ATGGCGAAGGTATCAACAAAAGTCGCTACTCGGATTACCACCCAGCTTAAGAGGTACCAGAGCGTACTAGCAGGGCTGCTGAAGCGCGATGTCAGCGAAGCCGATACTGTCACTGTCATCAACGATATGCTTTCCGACATTTGCGGCTATGACAAATACTTACATGTTACGAGCCAATATGCGATCCGCGGGACCTATGTGGACCTTGCTGTGAAGGTCGACGACGAGATCCGGTTCATCATCGAAGTCAAGGCCATTGGAATTGATCTCAAGGACGCGCACGTCAAGCAGGCCATCGATTACGCTGCTAACGAGGGCATCGAGTGGGTAGTGCTTACTAACGGCGCTCACTGGCGGATCTACAAGGTGCATTTTGGCCAGCCAATCGAGAAAATCCTCGTTTGCGAGCTGGATGCGATTGTGGCCAGCGCCAAGAGCCCAGAAGCCCTGGAGTGTTTTGGAAACTTGAGCCGCGAAGGGTTCTCTAAGGGCACGATGGCGGAGTTTTTGTTACACAAACAGGTCACGAACAAGTTCACTGTAGCAGCCGTTCTGCAAACCGACTTTATCCTGGAGGTTCTGCGCCGCGAGATTCGTCGGATGAGCTCCGGCGTCAAGGTGGAAGTCGACTATCTGAAGGCCTTGTTGCGCGAGGAGGTCATCAAGCGCGACTTGGTTGACAGCGAAGAGGCGAAAGCGGCTCTCCAGAACATCAGGCGTTTGCAGCGGGCTGCCACCCGGAAAAAGGCCGCACCGAAAGCTGCCGATGAAGAAGCACCGATAGTTGCCCCAGTTGAGGATGCTTCGTCCTCCCCGCCGCGAGCAGTCGCCATTCCTGATTAA
- a CDS encoding polysaccharide deacetylase family protein, with protein sequence MRNALGLMLASVVAAVVIAAGGWFYYSARADQGAPRTVAARAADPLPAPAKLAARDDVETTATVAAKPAATAPAPAPMPAQPKQACANPNALGVSRVVEIDTTGGPGFGFDHFKQFDFLTEKEVVLTFDDGPWPVNTPAVLKALADECTKGLFFSVGKHATYHPEILKQVLAQGHTVGTHTWSHVNLNGKKMTEQMAKDEVEKGVSAVKFALGANPAPFFRFPQLQHNPAIVSYFGTRNVAMFSTDVDSFDFRKGATPEKIIETVMTRLDKLGKGIILMHDFQKNTGIALPALLARLKAGGYKVVQMKAKTTMQTLPEYDEALMKDMKVPTAGTNTRPIASVVQTISQ encoded by the coding sequence ATGCGTAATGCGTTGGGCCTGATGCTGGCCAGTGTAGTTGCGGCGGTCGTGATCGCCGCCGGCGGTTGGTTTTATTATTCCGCGCGCGCCGATCAGGGCGCTCCCAGGACAGTTGCTGCCCGTGCCGCCGACCCATTGCCGGCACCGGCAAAGCTCGCCGCCAGGGATGACGTCGAGACCACCGCGACGGTGGCGGCCAAGCCGGCGGCAACCGCCCCGGCGCCCGCTCCCATGCCGGCGCAGCCGAAGCAGGCCTGCGCCAACCCGAACGCGCTCGGCGTCTCCCGCGTGGTCGAGATCGACACGACCGGCGGCCCCGGCTTCGGCTTCGATCATTTCAAGCAGTTCGACTTCCTCACCGAGAAAGAGGTCGTGCTGACCTTCGACGACGGTCCCTGGCCGGTGAACACGCCCGCGGTGCTGAAGGCGCTGGCCGACGAATGCACCAAGGGCCTGTTCTTCTCGGTCGGCAAGCACGCGACCTACCATCCGGAGATCCTGAAGCAGGTGCTGGCCCAGGGCCACACGGTCGGCACGCACACTTGGTCGCACGTCAATCTCAACGGCAAGAAGATGACCGAGCAAATGGCCAAGGACGAGGTCGAGAAGGGCGTCAGCGCTGTGAAATTCGCGCTCGGTGCCAACCCGGCTCCGTTCTTCCGCTTCCCGCAGCTTCAGCACAACCCGGCGATCGTGAGCTATTTCGGCACTCGCAACGTCGCGATGTTCTCGACCGACGTCGACTCCTTCGATTTCCGCAAGGGCGCCACGCCGGAGAAGATCATCGAGACGGTGATGACGCGGCTCGACAAGCTCGGCAAGGGCATCATCCTGATGCACGATTTCCAGAAGAACACCGGCATAGCCCTGCCGGCGCTGCTCGCGCGCCTCAAGGCCGGCGGCTACAAGGTCGTGCAGATGAAGGCCAAGACCACGATGCAGACGCTGCCGGAATATGACGAGGCGCTGATGAAGGACATGAAGGTGCCGACGGCAGGCACGAATACGCGTCCGATCGCGAGTGTCGTGCAGACGATCTCGCAGTAA
- a CDS encoding cysteine rich repeat-containing protein — translation MTRFLFIIPLLLCASVASAQQQPGHDACARDVTRFCRAVMNNGDGAVLACLKQNRTRLSKGCDKVLTDHGQ, via the coding sequence ATGACCAGATTTCTTTTCATCATTCCTTTGCTCCTGTGCGCCTCGGTCGCATCCGCGCAGCAGCAGCCCGGCCACGATGCCTGCGCGCGCGACGTCACGCGCTTCTGCCGCGCCGTGATGAACAACGGCGACGGCGCCGTGCTCGCGTGCCTGAAGCAGAATCGAACGCGGCTGAGCAAAGGCTGCGACAAGGTGCTGACCGATCACGGGCAGTAG